One region of Syntrophobacter fumaroxidans MPOB genomic DNA includes:
- a CDS encoding AAA family ATPase, protein MASAEQLKALLKSHLEGDDQRFFSVVMQVAAHEAKLGHGKLAEELRTLVDEAKHRRSVVPPVPISRPKGELVGLLTVSYPKARLGDMVLDPILEQELQRVIREQRHAGQILAHGLSPRRKLLLVGAPGTGKTLTASVLAGELGVPLLLVRLDGLITKFMGETAAKLRQVFDATSQTRGVYFFDEFDAIGSHRGLSNDVGEIRRVLNSFLQMIEQDYSHSLIVAATNHPEILDHALFRRFDDVLHYELPDVMQIAALLKTRLAGFAAKGISWKRLAKTATGLSYAEVTRAAEEALKEALILKREFVTEPDIRLMLSERQVVAGRLKKSS, encoded by the coding sequence ATGGCAAGTGCTGAACAGTTGAAGGCCCTGCTCAAGTCACACCTGGAGGGTGATGATCAGCGCTTCTTCTCGGTGGTCATGCAGGTCGCCGCCCATGAGGCAAAACTGGGCCATGGCAAGCTGGCCGAAGAGCTGCGGACGCTTGTCGATGAGGCCAAGCACCGTCGAAGCGTAGTGCCGCCTGTGCCCATCAGCCGGCCAAAGGGAGAGTTGGTTGGGCTGCTGACGGTTTCGTACCCCAAGGCAAGGCTGGGGGACATGGTCCTCGACCCAATTTTGGAGCAGGAGCTACAGCGGGTTATTCGAGAACAGCGTCACGCCGGCCAAATACTGGCGCATGGGCTTTCGCCGCGTCGCAAACTCCTTTTGGTGGGGGCTCCGGGCACCGGCAAGACCCTCACTGCCTCGGTTCTCGCCGGCGAGTTGGGTGTCCCGCTGCTCCTGGTCCGCCTGGACGGGTTGATCACCAAGTTTATGGGGGAGACGGCAGCCAAACTGCGGCAGGTCTTCGATGCCACCAGCCAAACTCGCGGCGTCTACTTTTTTGACGAGTTTGACGCAATCGGCTCCCATCGGGGATTGTCCAATGATGTCGGCGAAATCCGACGGGTGCTCAATAGCTTCCTGCAAATGATCGAGCAAGATTACTCCCACAGCCTCATCGTTGCGGCGACAAATCATCCGGAAATCCTGGACCACGCTCTATTCCGTCGTTTTGACGATGTGCTGCACTACGAACTGCCTGATGTAATGCAGATCGCAGCGCTGCTCAAGACGCGGTTGGCGGGTTTTGCCGCAAAAGGTATTTCCTGGAAAAGATTGGCGAAGACCGCGACGGGCCTGAGCTATGCAGAAGTCACTCGGGCTGCAGAAGAAGCGCTCAAGGAGGCGTTGATCCTTAAGCGGGAATTCGTCACTGAGCCCGACATCCGCCTCATGTTGTCAGAACGCCAGGTCGTTGCGGGCAGGCTCAAAAAAAGCTCATAG
- a CDS encoding S8 family peptidase: MMERNERKKRHFILGSIAEPERFSRPQRIIEQGKVPERDRQRHGAALLGQVEALKPEMLAAREAQEEVGLDGGFGLQVEFESFPDIDLAFESLARERSGIELQNVRHQDQRTYATVFVPDGKLEHFEGLIRDYLEEKRDKAGRARDHKTLINAIQQIRAASLRALWTDDLQVFPATDDETFWWEVWLPVCGDRAGTVANFRSLAEAQDLQVAPGELEFPERTVLLAHASASQMRRSMMTINSIAELRRAKETAEFFHALPPQEQPEWLEELLGRTRFTRPDEAVPHVCLLDTGVNNGHPLIAPALADRDLHTVEPAWGTDDTYGHGTAMAGLALAGNLAESLDSGAPIEIGHRLESVKLLPLDGANAGDARHHGYLTTEAVARPEITSPHRRRVFSMAVTAKDYRDHGRPSAWSAAIDRLAADAEEYGGTPRLLIVSAGNIDDPNAWVEYPYSNETDGIHDPGQAWNALTVGACTDLIHITEPDAGDYQSIAPVGGLSPFSTTSLTWQPRWPLKPDVVFEGGNAAKDAFGAVWLPSLSLLTSYHVPSRRLFTTTNATSAATALAGGMAARLMSVYPELWPESIRALMVHSAEWTDTMRSMFLPAREKPSKKDFENLVRHCGFGVPDLDRALWSLSNSLTMVVEEHLYPFKREAHKQPALKDMHLHRLPWPLVELEELGEARVEMRVTLSYFIEPNPSERGFRSRYRYESHGLRFDVKRPSESEDDFRARINAAARNEEEGTRSRGDDPGWVIGIQNRHKGSLHSDIWQGSAADLASRGILAVYPAVGWWKTHTRMERYDTAARYSLVVSIRAPEIEVDLYNAVANLITTPVAVEH, from the coding sequence ATGATGGAACGCAACGAGAGAAAGAAACGGCACTTCATCCTGGGAAGCATTGCCGAACCCGAGCGGTTCAGCCGACCGCAGCGGATAATTGAACAGGGGAAGGTTCCTGAGCGTGACCGTCAACGACACGGTGCGGCGCTGCTTGGTCAGGTCGAAGCACTGAAGCCGGAGATGCTGGCCGCTCGGGAGGCTCAGGAAGAGGTCGGACTCGATGGCGGATTCGGATTGCAGGTGGAGTTCGAAAGCTTTCCGGACATCGATCTGGCTTTTGAAAGTTTGGCGCGGGAACGTTCCGGAATCGAATTGCAGAACGTTCGCCATCAGGATCAGCGCACGTACGCGACCGTCTTTGTCCCGGATGGGAAGCTGGAACATTTTGAAGGTCTGATTCGGGACTATCTTGAAGAAAAGCGCGATAAAGCGGGGCGCGCTCGGGACCATAAAACCCTGATCAATGCGATTCAGCAAATTCGTGCCGCAAGCCTGCGTGCCCTCTGGACGGATGACTTGCAGGTCTTCCCGGCCACGGATGACGAAACCTTCTGGTGGGAGGTCTGGCTACCGGTTTGCGGTGATCGCGCCGGCACCGTAGCCAATTTCCGTAGCCTGGCCGAAGCACAGGATCTGCAAGTGGCTCCTGGCGAACTGGAGTTCCCGGAACGGACGGTGTTATTGGCACATGCCTCCGCCAGCCAGATGCGACGTTCCATGATGACAATCAACAGCATTGCCGAACTCAGGAGGGCCAAGGAGACGGCTGAGTTCTTCCATGCCCTGCCGCCGCAAGAGCAGCCGGAATGGTTAGAGGAGTTGCTTGGCCGTACCCGGTTTACCCGACCGGACGAAGCTGTTCCCCATGTGTGTTTGCTTGACACCGGCGTCAACAATGGACACCCTTTGATCGCACCGGCGCTTGCCGATCGGGATTTACACACTGTGGAACCCGCGTGGGGAACGGACGACACATACGGGCACGGCACGGCCATGGCAGGACTCGCCCTGGCCGGAAATCTTGCGGAGTCCCTTGATTCGGGTGCCCCTATCGAGATCGGTCATCGCCTGGAATCGGTCAAGTTGCTGCCGCTGGATGGGGCTAATGCGGGAGATGCCCGACACCACGGTTACTTGACGACGGAGGCGGTTGCCCGGCCAGAGATCACGTCGCCGCACCGCCGCCGGGTGTTTAGCATGGCAGTAACTGCTAAAGACTACCGCGATCACGGCCGTCCTTCGGCGTGGTCAGCCGCAATCGATCGTTTGGCGGCCGATGCGGAGGAATACGGGGGAACCCCGAGGCTGCTGATAGTATCCGCCGGGAACATCGATGACCCGAACGCCTGGGTCGAGTACCCCTACAGCAACGAGACCGATGGCATTCATGATCCCGGTCAGGCCTGGAACGCCTTGACTGTCGGTGCCTGCACCGATCTTATCCATATAACCGAACCGGACGCCGGCGACTATCAGTCTATTGCACCGGTTGGCGGACTGAGTCCCTTCAGTACAACGTCTCTCACCTGGCAGCCACGTTGGCCTCTGAAGCCGGATGTGGTGTTCGAGGGCGGCAATGCGGCCAAAGATGCTTTTGGCGCCGTTTGGTTGCCCAGTCTGAGCCTCCTTACCTCATACCATGTGCCGAGCCGGCGATTGTTCACCACAACGAACGCCACCAGTGCGGCAACGGCGCTTGCCGGCGGAATGGCGGCGCGATTGATGTCGGTCTATCCGGAGCTTTGGCCGGAATCTATACGTGCCTTAATGGTCCATTCCGCAGAATGGACGGATACAATGCGGTCCATGTTTCTGCCGGCACGCGAAAAGCCATCAAAGAAAGATTTCGAAAATCTGGTCCGTCACTGTGGTTTCGGTGTACCGGATCTGGATCGTGCCCTGTGGAGTCTTTCGAATTCCCTCACCATGGTGGTGGAGGAACACCTGTATCCATTCAAGCGTGAAGCCCATAAGCAGCCAGCCCTGAAGGATATGCACCTACACCGACTGCCCTGGCCGCTGGTTGAACTCGAAGAACTGGGTGAAGCACGGGTGGAAATGCGCGTAACGCTGTCCTATTTCATAGAACCCAACCCGTCGGAGAGAGGTTTCCGTTCACGCTACCGGTATGAATCTCACGGACTGCGCTTCGATGTAAAGCGCCCATCGGAGTCGGAGGACGATTTCCGAGCGCGGATCAATGCTGCCGCACGCAACGAAGAGGAGGGTACGCGTAGCAGGGGTGACGATCCTGGGTGGGTGATAGGTATACAAAATCGGCACAAGGGATCACTGCACTCAGACATCTGGCAAGGCAGCGCCGCCGATCTCGCCAGTCGAGGAATCCTGGCAGTCTATCCGGCGGTGGGATGGTGGAAGACCCACACACGAATGGAACGATATGACACGGCAGCGCGCTATTCTCTGGTCGTGTCCATTCGCGCGCCGGAAATCGAGGTAGACCTCTATAACGCCGTTGCCAATCTGATCACCACGCCCGTGGCGGTGGAACACTGA
- a CDS encoding UvrD-helicase domain-containing protein — protein MEFRIADTFTDSLSRLTGHEQKAVKTTAFDLQMNLGKPGMHFHKLDKARDPNFWSVRVSGDIRIIVHKTDASLLLCYVDHHDTAYDWAERRKLETHPKTGAAQLVEVRETVREITVSKYVEVGERDHAKPPLFADVPEEDLLSYGVPIEWLDDVRKANEDTVLELADHLPSEAAEALLDLATGVHPQITQPTAHGKDPFDHPDAQRRFRVMHDVEALERALDYAWEKWTVFLHPAQRQLVERQFSGPARVSGSAGTGKTIVALHRAVHLARIHPDARVLLTTFSETLANALRTKLRRLISNEPRIGERLEVHAMGAIGRRLYELNFGRPRIASREAIRQALDEAAGAVDGHRFSRHFLMMEWAQVVDAWQLKTWEAYRDVRRLGRKTRLQEKQRAVLWSIFDHVWSSLENRGMVTESYLFSRLASQLAETGRPPFDYVVVDEAQDVGISQLRFLAALTATHPHHLFFAGDLGQRIFQQPFSWKALGVDIRGRSHTLRINYRTSHQIRMQADRLLAPELSDVDGNSEERRGTISIFNGPKPKLMILDTPDEEIEAVGRWLSGLMDQGLRPHEVGVFFRSAAELDRARAAAKAAGLPVRVLDDSVDSSSGYVSISTMHLAKGLEFRAVAVMACDDEVIPLQERIEAVSDDSDLDEVYNTERHLLYVACTRARDHLLVTGVDPASEFLDDLRM, from the coding sequence ATGGAATTCCGCATTGCCGACACATTCACCGACAGCCTCAGCAGGCTTACGGGGCACGAACAGAAGGCGGTGAAGACCACGGCCTTCGACCTGCAAATGAACCTTGGCAAACCTGGAATGCATTTCCACAAGCTGGACAAGGCGCGAGACCCCAACTTCTGGTCGGTGCGGGTCAGCGGCGACATTCGAATCATTGTGCACAAGACGGACGCGAGCCTGCTCCTGTGTTACGTCGACCACCATGACACCGCCTACGATTGGGCCGAGCGGCGCAAGTTGGAAACGCATCCCAAGACCGGCGCCGCACAATTGGTTGAGGTCCGAGAGACGGTCAGGGAGATCACGGTTTCCAAATACGTCGAAGTGGGGGAGAGGGATCATGCCAAGCCACCCCTGTTTGCCGACGTCCCCGAAGAAGATCTATTGAGTTACGGTGTGCCCATCGAGTGGTTGGATGATGTGCGCAAAGCCAATGAGGATACCGTGTTGGAGCTGGCCGACCATCTTCCGAGCGAAGCGGCCGAGGCGCTGCTGGATCTGGCCACCGGGGTGCATCCGCAGATCACACAACCTACAGCACACGGCAAGGATCCGTTCGACCACCCCGATGCACAGCGCCGGTTCCGCGTGATGCATGACGTTGAAGCGCTGGAACGCGCCCTAGACTATGCCTGGGAGAAGTGGACGGTTTTTCTCCATCCCGCGCAACGTCAGCTGGTGGAGAGACAATTCAGCGGCCCTGCCCGGGTCTCGGGCTCCGCAGGTACGGGAAAGACCATCGTTGCGCTCCACCGGGCCGTTCATCTTGCCCGTATCCACCCCGATGCGCGGGTGCTGCTCACGACGTTTTCCGAGACCCTGGCGAATGCACTGCGCACTAAGCTCAGACGATTGATCAGCAATGAACCGCGGATTGGCGAACGCCTGGAAGTGCACGCCATGGGCGCGATAGGCAGGCGGCTTTATGAATTGAACTTCGGCCGTCCCCGGATCGCTTCCCGGGAAGCGATCCGGCAGGCTCTCGACGAGGCTGCCGGGGCGGTCGACGGCCACAGGTTCAGCCGCCATTTCCTGATGATGGAATGGGCGCAGGTTGTGGATGCCTGGCAACTGAAAACTTGGGAAGCCTATCGCGACGTCAGGCGGCTGGGTCGAAAGACACGCCTTCAAGAGAAGCAACGTGCAGTGCTCTGGTCCATTTTCGACCACGTCTGGTCCAGCTTGGAGAATCGGGGCATGGTGACCGAGTCTTATCTTTTCAGTCGCCTGGCCTCGCAGCTCGCCGAGACCGGACGGCCGCCGTTCGATTATGTGGTCGTGGATGAGGCACAAGATGTCGGAATATCTCAGCTCCGATTTCTCGCTGCTCTCACCGCCACGCACCCGCATCACCTGTTCTTCGCAGGCGACCTCGGCCAACGGATTTTTCAGCAGCCATTCTCCTGGAAGGCTCTCGGCGTCGACATTCGTGGTCGATCCCACACGCTTCGAATCAATTACCGGACTTCACACCAGATCAGAATGCAGGCTGACCGCCTGCTTGCCCCGGAATTATCCGATGTTGACGGAAATTCCGAAGAGCGACGCGGTACAATCTCGATTTTCAATGGGCCAAAACCCAAGCTCATGATTCTCGACACACCGGATGAGGAAATCGAGGCTGTCGGAAGGTGGCTCTCCGGACTTATGGACCAAGGATTGCGGCCTCACGAAGTGGGAGTTTTCTTTCGTTCCGCTGCCGAACTGGATCGAGCCCGCGCGGCAGCCAAAGCCGCAGGACTTCCGGTCAGGGTACTGGACGATAGCGTGGACTCGAGCAGTGGTTACGTCTCCATCAGCACCATGCATCTTGCCAAAGGCCTGGAGTTTCGGGCAGTCGCCGTGATGGCCTGTGACGACGAGGTCATTCCTCTGCAGGAACGGATCGAAGCGGTTTCGGACGACTCCGACCTGGACGAGGTATACAACACCGAACGCCACCTGCTCTATGTCGCCTGTACCCGTGCAAGGGACCATCTGCTTGTAACCGGTGTCGACCCTGCTTCGGAGTTCCTCGATGATCTGCGGATGTGA
- a CDS encoding Hsp20/alpha crystallin family protein has product MDFKKLAPWNWFKKEEEQQSANLPVQRYDQPRHDNPVARFHQEIDRMFDHFFRGFGFPSMGVGREIAPMSGTEWLKPMLDIAAGDKEYTITVELPGVDEKDVQLELQEDTLIIKGEKRQEKEEKDKNYYRMERSYGSFQRVLSLPEDAEQEGINAAYKHGILTITIPRKARAVAKPKQVVINRQ; this is encoded by the coding sequence ATGGATTTCAAAAAGCTGGCACCCTGGAACTGGTTCAAAAAGGAAGAGGAGCAGCAGTCCGCAAACCTTCCCGTGCAGCGCTACGACCAGCCGCGCCACGACAACCCCGTCGCGCGGTTTCACCAGGAAATCGACCGGATGTTCGACCATTTCTTCCGAGGGTTCGGTTTTCCGTCGATGGGGGTGGGCAGGGAAATCGCTCCGATGTCGGGCACCGAGTGGCTGAAGCCCATGCTGGATATTGCCGCCGGCGACAAGGAGTACACGATCACCGTCGAGCTGCCGGGGGTGGACGAAAAGGACGTTCAGCTGGAGCTGCAGGAGGATACCCTGATCATCAAGGGTGAGAAAAGGCAGGAGAAGGAAGAAAAGGATAAGAATTACTACCGGATGGAGCGCTCCTACGGCTCCTTCCAGAGGGTACTGTCCCTGCCCGAAGATGCGGAGCAGGAGGGCATCAACGCCGCCTACAAACACGGTATCCTGACGATCACCATTCCCAGGAAGGCCCGGGCGGTCGCGAAGCCGAAGCAGGTCGTGATCAACAGGCAATGA
- a CDS encoding putative sensor domain DACNV-containing protein: MKHSYPKDLASIVSRQWNAPPAAMDGERPPSGTVCDPLPEPSVLEVLLSTCYQASLMVEEGRPVTFRLLFKDPDRLDARQGPPEGLHRVAFGEPRPFNEDELRRLSPAADFHRSLIGVNLHPMEGLRVWGIVNSGPRWMQAVYGGRKTTGFLPPAPVIRVTGPGRLAVCRGGEMVAALNSGLISLPKGDILGSHWLPASFTPSGNTLIRLHREARERAANSWAALDESFIRILTQQVYRRIVSIVRSFRHGGTIILVPQERAAELTSDNRCIDIKYKFAEEEPRYRIGTLYLQIMNTLAEECGKQGFMHRPVGWNEYVASTSVAIERLDEAIFEAAHLVADLTRIDGAVVMTKSLELLGFGGEILSRSSRVETVAQALDAEGEQRRVESTRGVGTRHRSAYRLCHEFRDAVAVVVSQDGIVRVIVWKEDMVVYWDQATLSTFDF; this comes from the coding sequence ATGAAGCATTCTTACCCGAAAGACCTGGCGTCGATCGTCAGCCGGCAGTGGAATGCTCCTCCTGCCGCCATGGACGGTGAAAGGCCGCCGAGCGGCACGGTCTGCGATCCCTTGCCCGAACCGTCCGTGCTCGAGGTGCTCCTGTCCACCTGCTACCAGGCGAGCTTGATGGTGGAGGAAGGGAGGCCCGTCACATTCCGTCTTCTCTTCAAAGACCCGGATCGCCTCGATGCGCGGCAGGGCCCTCCCGAAGGGCTGCACCGCGTTGCATTCGGCGAGCCGCGCCCCTTCAATGAAGATGAATTGAGGCGGCTTTCACCCGCCGCCGATTTCCATCGCTCGCTGATCGGAGTGAACCTGCATCCCATGGAGGGGCTTCGGGTTTGGGGGATCGTCAATTCGGGGCCGCGGTGGATGCAGGCGGTCTATGGAGGAAGGAAGACCACCGGGTTTCTGCCGCCCGCGCCGGTCATTCGGGTAACGGGGCCGGGCCGCCTCGCCGTCTGTAGAGGGGGGGAGATGGTCGCCGCCCTGAATTCAGGGCTGATCTCCCTGCCGAAGGGAGACATCCTGGGCTCACACTGGCTGCCGGCAAGCTTCACGCCTTCGGGAAACACACTGATCAGGCTGCACCGGGAGGCCCGCGAGCGCGCTGCAAACTCCTGGGCGGCCCTGGATGAATCTTTCATCAGGATCCTCACCCAGCAGGTCTACCGGCGCATCGTGAGCATAGTGCGCAGCTTTCGCCATGGCGGAACGATCATCCTCGTCCCGCAGGAGCGGGCGGCGGAGCTCACTTCGGATAACCGCTGCATCGACATCAAGTACAAATTTGCCGAGGAGGAACCGCGTTACCGCATCGGAACGCTTTATCTGCAGATCATGAACACCCTGGCGGAGGAATGCGGAAAACAGGGGTTCATGCATCGCCCGGTGGGATGGAACGAATACGTGGCGAGCACCAGTGTTGCCATCGAACGACTGGATGAGGCGATTTTCGAGGCGGCCCACCTCGTCGCCGATCTCACGAGAATAGACGGCGCGGTGGTCATGACCAAGAGCCTCGAGTTGCTGGGTTTCGGCGGGGAAATCCTCAGCAGGTCGAGCAGGGTGGAAACCGTTGCACAGGCCCTGGATGCAGAGGGAGAACAAAGGCGGGTGGAATCGACCCGGGGCGTGGGCACCCGGCACCGGTCCGCCTACCGCCTCTGCCACGAGTTCCGCGATGCGGTTGCCGTCGTGGTTTCTCAGGATGGGATTGTGCGCGTCATCGTGTGGAAGGAGGATATGGTGGTCTACTGGGACCAGGCGACTCTGAGCACGTTCGATTTCTGA
- a CDS encoding polysaccharide biosynthesis C-terminal domain-containing protein produces MKSVVEWISPKQDERGSVWEPLSAERLQDQRNVHIVMTEPGKIRGNHFHREGVETIAVYGPALVRIREGESIADIVIPDGRVLRLIIPPGVSHAIKNTGVRPNLLVAFNTTRHDPQVPDTVRDILLRD; encoded by the coding sequence ATGAAAAGCGTCGTCGAGTGGATTTCTCCCAAGCAGGATGAGCGTGGAAGCGTATGGGAACCTCTAAGTGCGGAACGCTTGCAGGACCAGCGGAACGTCCACATCGTCATGACCGAGCCGGGAAAAATCCGCGGCAACCACTTTCACAGGGAGGGCGTGGAGACCATCGCGGTCTACGGGCCTGCCCTGGTTCGCATCCGCGAAGGCGAATCGATTGCGGATATCGTCATTCCGGACGGCAGAGTCCTGCGCCTGATCATTCCCCCGGGGGTCTCCCATGCGATCAAGAATACGGGCGTTCGGCCGAACCTGCTGGTCGCGTTCAACACCACCCGGCATGACCCGCAAGTCCCCGACACCGTAAGGGACATCCTTCTGCGGGACTGA